The Leptospirales bacterium genome has a segment encoding these proteins:
- a CDS encoding MFS transporter gives MPTVSPRRVLNTYVTITLLSTFASAFIWGINTLFLLGAGLSITEAFAANAFFTLGQAIFEIPTGVVADSLGRRASFLMGAITLIIGTALYWLLWKWQSPFVYWALSSMLLGLGFTFFSGATEAWLVDALNHAGYQGSLENAFARGQVASGVAMLAGTFSGGYLAQQFDLGLPYLLRTAFLAAALVVAALLMQDHGFAARSHSSMLQAMRHIIHESIEQGLRNAALRPVMLAGPFVMGVAIFGFYAMQPYLLQLYGRAEAYAIAGLAATMISAAQIGGGLLTPWIRKLFRLRSSVLLAGTLCSSLALLLMGLWENFYGVLATIAVWASLFAATMPVRQAYLNQLIPSAQRATVLSSDNLLSSLGGIVFQPVLGGAAQRWGYASAYVLAAMASLLAFPFYLAVRRSASPADQIDAPSS, from the coding sequence ATGCCCACGGTCTCGCCGCGTCGCGTGCTGAATACCTATGTAACCATCACGCTGCTTTCGACTTTTGCCAGCGCCTTCATCTGGGGAATCAACACGCTCTTTCTGCTTGGCGCCGGGCTGAGCATTACGGAGGCCTTCGCCGCCAACGCCTTCTTCACGCTTGGTCAGGCAATCTTTGAAATTCCCACCGGCGTGGTCGCCGACTCGCTTGGCCGCCGCGCCTCTTTCTTGATGGGAGCGATCACGCTGATCATTGGCACGGCGCTCTACTGGCTGCTCTGGAAATGGCAATCGCCCTTTGTCTACTGGGCGCTCAGTTCGATGCTGCTTGGCCTTGGCTTCACTTTTTTTTCGGGCGCCACCGAAGCGTGGTTGGTCGATGCGCTCAACCACGCCGGCTACCAGGGCTCGCTGGAAAATGCCTTTGCCCGCGGTCAGGTTGCCTCCGGCGTTGCCATGCTGGCCGGAACCTTCAGCGGCGGATATTTGGCGCAACAATTTGATCTTGGACTACCCTACCTGCTGCGCACCGCCTTTCTGGCGGCGGCCTTGGTGGTTGCGGCGCTGCTGATGCAGGACCATGGCTTTGCAGCCAGGTCGCACTCTTCCATGCTGCAGGCAATGCGACACATCATCCATGAATCTATCGAGCAGGGTTTGCGCAATGCGGCGCTTCGACCGGTCATGCTGGCTGGCCCATTTGTAATGGGCGTCGCCATCTTTGGCTTCTATGCCATGCAGCCCTACTTGCTGCAGCTCTACGGTCGCGCCGAAGCCTATGCGATTGCCGGTCTTGCGGCAACAATGATCTCTGCCGCGCAAATTGGCGGCGGCTTACTGACGCCCTGGATTCGAAAGCTATTTCGCCTGCGCAGTTCCGTATTGCTGGCCGGAACGCTCTGTTCCTCGCTTGCGCTCTTGCTGATGGGCCTCTGGGAGAATTTTTACGGCGTGCTGGCAACCATTGCCGTCTGGGCCAGTCTCTTTGCCGCAACCATGCCCGTGCGTCAGGCGTACCTCAACCAGCTGATTCCTTCGGCGCAACGCGCTACCGTGCTGTCTTCAGATAACCTTTTGAGTTCGCTGGGCGGAATTGTTTTCCAACCTGTGCTGGGCGGCGCTGCGCAACGATGGGGCTATGCATCGGCCTATGTTCTGGCGGCGATGGCTTCGCTGCTGGCGTTTCCATTCTATCTTGCTGTACGCCGAAGCGCATCGCCTGCCGATCAGATTGATGCACCATCGTCCTGA
- a CDS encoding AraC family transcriptional regulator, with the protein MSISRVVFGALEVWLIGGALFALVWAAGLALRRRELRDRGGLLALLLLLAALFISESARIEMTSPWLSLAVGALNWMIGLAIAFYFQRSILLVQAGRRRAALHFAAPLLSAFAGFLVAPQHVVRYAPATGALALAAYSGYILWKLNASMQECKNAAQRYFPQLKLMIIFQFGLLGTVAEALHWHSGLLLWRIEGPLILFVAYWLAQAQPALLDAVGSEVRRYARSRLGAIDPQGVLGDLQRLMRDEKLYADEDLSLARLGAELGLSAHQLSELLNRIAGRSFHDYVNDFRVAEAKRLLQNEEQRSALSIALAVGFDSKSTFYRAFRQRAGMSPGDFRAAKKNRPSAAAGR; encoded by the coding sequence GTGTCAATTTCCAGAGTTGTGTTCGGCGCTCTTGAGGTTTGGCTGATCGGCGGCGCCCTGTTTGCCCTGGTCTGGGCGGCGGGCCTGGCGCTGCGCCGCCGAGAACTGCGCGATCGTGGCGGCCTGCTGGCGCTGCTGCTGCTGCTGGCCGCATTATTCATTTCTGAATCGGCCAGGATTGAAATGACTTCTCCCTGGCTTAGCCTTGCCGTTGGCGCATTGAACTGGATGATAGGCCTTGCTATCGCCTTCTACTTTCAGCGCTCGATCTTATTGGTTCAAGCGGGTCGACGCAGGGCGGCGCTGCATTTTGCCGCTCCGCTGCTGTCTGCCTTCGCCGGTTTTCTGGTCGCTCCGCAGCATGTCGTCCGCTATGCTCCGGCGACAGGCGCGCTGGCGCTGGCCGCCTACTCCGGCTATATCTTGTGGAAACTCAATGCATCGATGCAAGAATGCAAAAACGCGGCGCAGCGCTACTTCCCTCAGCTCAAATTGATGATCATCTTCCAGTTTGGCCTTCTGGGAACAGTTGCCGAGGCATTGCACTGGCATAGCGGATTGCTGCTCTGGCGTATCGAAGGTCCGCTGATCTTGTTTGTCGCCTACTGGTTGGCCCAGGCGCAGCCTGCCCTGCTGGACGCCGTCGGCAGCGAAGTGCGGCGTTATGCTCGCAGCCGACTGGGGGCCATCGATCCCCAGGGAGTGCTGGGAGATTTGCAGCGACTGATGAGGGATGAAAAACTATATGCCGATGAGGACTTGAGTCTGGCGCGTCTTGGCGCCGAGCTGGGCCTCAGTGCACACCAGCTTTCCGAATTGCTGAATCGTATCGCCGGGCGCAGCTTTCACGACTACGTAAACGATTTTCGAGTGGCGGAGGCAAAGCGCCTGCTGCAGAACGAAGAACAGCGCAGCGCGCTTTCTATCGCCCTGGCGGTGGGCTTCGATTCAAAATCTACCTTTTACCGCGCCTTCCGGCAGCGGGCCGGCATGAGCCCCGGCGACTTTCGAGCTGCCAAAAAGAATCGCCCATCGGCAGCGGCCGGCCGCTGA
- a CDS encoding ankyrin repeat domain-containing protein has translation MKVYKAAILTVALFMLLGAGIVRGQALDAGAAENRRRRAAEIEKQQAEIGPLEQRLIEAAQKGAVSEVNELLTRGAKAEVFAMGGPFQSMTPLMFAAAEGHTEVCRLLLDHGAAVDSISYDPFVTALHLAASFGRTETVRLLLQRGADFNKIEYFDGGTPLWRAASNGHLQTIQVLEAAGANLHFVTEYGKDSTLHAVIGGSGDLATARYLLERGAAVNAQNSGGETPLYLAIARNNLDVVQLLLSSGADRTVVTRGKTPLQWAQQWQRSGMFEVLEAPPLPGPRSNF, from the coding sequence ATGAAAGTGTATAAAGCGGCTATATTGACCGTAGCGCTATTTATGTTGCTGGGCGCCGGCATCGTGAGGGGTCAGGCCCTGGACGCCGGGGCGGCGGAAAACCGGCGGCGTCGCGCAGCGGAAATCGAGAAACAGCAGGCGGAGATAGGCCCGCTTGAGCAACGGCTTATTGAGGCGGCCCAGAAGGGCGCCGTTTCCGAGGTGAACGAACTACTAACCCGGGGCGCAAAGGCAGAGGTCTTTGCCATGGGCGGCCCCTTTCAATCCATGACGCCGCTAATGTTTGCGGCTGCGGAAGGCCATACTGAAGTCTGCAGGCTGCTCCTGGATCACGGCGCGGCTGTCGATTCGATCTCTTATGATCCGTTTGTCACTGCCCTCCATCTGGCCGCCTCTTTTGGCCGGACCGAGACAGTGCGTTTGCTCTTGCAACGCGGGGCCGATTTCAACAAGATTGAGTACTTCGATGGCGGCACGCCGCTGTGGCGCGCAGCCAGCAATGGCCATCTGCAAACGATTCAAGTCTTAGAAGCCGCCGGCGCAAATCTACACTTCGTAACAGAGTATGGCAAGGACTCAACTCTGCATGCGGTGATCGGCGGTTCGGGCGATCTGGCAACCGCCCGCTACCTGCTGGAAAGGGGCGCCGCTGTCAATGCTCAAAACAGCGGCGGCGAAACCCCATTGTATCTGGCGATCGCCAGAAACAATCTCGATGTTGTTCAGCTCCTGCTGTCCAGCGGGGCCGATCGCACAGTTGTAACCCGCGGCAAGACTCCACTGCAATGGGCGCAGCAATGGCAACGTAGCGGAATGTTTGAAGTTCTGGAAGCGCCGCCTTTGCCTGGGCCACGATCCAATTTTTGA
- a CDS encoding MFS transporter, with amino-acid sequence MRNPYLILASVAVGLFMVVMDVTILNVALPTLARQMQASLSQIQWTGIAYTLTLTGLVPVFGRISDVIGRKFLFISGLLVFSFSSLACAASPGIYWLVAARVLQASGGALISSNTLAIITDTFPEGRRGLAMGLQAILISGGAALGPSLGGFLVTNFGWHAVFLINAPIGLLSAAFALWILPPLRAHRNPEPIDWRGAALLVLGLGSFLLGITRGPEWGWQSPLIVALLLFGLGGLILFLWLESRLAFPLIHMDLFRIRAFVAGQSAGLFATMSLGALLFLLPFYWQDLRGYSAQSAGLLILPMPLTLMIVAPLAGRLSDALGTRGIATAGLALIALAFALLRSISETSSAARVVSYLMVFGAGYGMFMAPNNNAVMSSIPPARRGIAAGLLGMFRYIGQSMGIAFSGTIFAMAGGYLLPEQGNTAHYAAAFLRGMHLMAAGAIPLAVCGAVLSFLRGGKSEPSSASG; translated from the coding sequence ATGCGCAATCCTTATCTGATCCTGGCCAGCGTCGCCGTCGGGCTGTTCATGGTGGTGATGGACGTCACCATTCTCAACGTGGCCCTGCCCACACTGGCGCGGCAGATGCAGGCTTCTCTTTCCCAGATCCAGTGGACGGGTATCGCTTATACGCTGACGCTTACCGGTCTGGTCCCGGTATTTGGGCGCATCAGTGATGTCATTGGACGCAAGTTCCTGTTTATCAGCGGGCTGCTTGTGTTTTCCTTTTCCAGTCTGGCCTGCGCCGCATCGCCAGGCATCTACTGGCTGGTAGCGGCGCGAGTTTTGCAGGCCTCCGGCGGCGCGCTCATTTCCAGTAATACCCTGGCGATCATCACCGACACTTTTCCGGAGGGACGGCGCGGCCTTGCCATGGGTCTGCAGGCGATCTTGATCAGCGGCGGCGCCGCCCTCGGACCATCGCTGGGCGGCTTTCTGGTGACCAACTTTGGCTGGCACGCAGTTTTTCTGATCAACGCGCCCATTGGCCTGCTCTCCGCCGCTTTTGCGCTCTGGATTCTGCCGCCGCTGCGCGCCCATCGAAATCCCGAGCCAATCGATTGGCGCGGGGCGGCGCTGCTGGTGCTGGGCCTTGGATCCTTTCTGCTGGGCATTACGCGCGGTCCGGAATGGGGCTGGCAATCGCCGCTCATAGTGGCGCTGCTGCTCTTCGGTCTGGGCGGGTTGATTCTTTTTCTGTGGCTGGAGTCCCGGCTGGCCTTTCCTCTGATTCATATGGATTTGTTTAGGATCCGCGCCTTTGTCGCCGGGCAATCGGCGGGACTTTTTGCCACCATGTCGCTGGGCGCACTGCTCTTTCTGTTGCCGTTCTACTGGCAGGATCTGCGCGGCTATTCGGCGCAGTCCGCCGGTCTTTTGATTCTGCCGATGCCGCTTACCTTGATGATTGTTGCCCCGCTGGCGGGCCGCCTGAGCGACGCGCTGGGTACGCGCGGCATTGCCACCGCCGGCCTGGCGTTGATTGCCCTTGCGTTTGCACTATTGCGTTCCATCTCGGAGACCAGCAGCGCTGCACGCGTCGTTTCTTACCTGATGGTGTTTGGCGCTGGCTACGGAATGTTCATGGCGCCCAACAACAATGCGGTGATGTCATCGATTCCGCCCGCCCGGCGCGGCATTGCCGCCGGCTTACTGGGTATGTTTCGTTATATCGGTCAGAGCATGGGCATAGCCTTCTCCGGCACAATCTTTGCCATGGCCGGCGGCTATCTGTTGCCGGAGCAGGGAAATACAGCGCACTATGCCGCTGCATTCTTGCGCGGCATGCATCTGATGGCTGCGGGCGCCATACCGCTGGCAGTATGCGGCGCCGTATTATCCTTTCTGCGCGGCGGGAAGAGCGAGCCCAGCAGCGCAAGCGGCTGA
- a CDS encoding ankyrin repeat domain-containing protein: protein MLSKKVTGPAGRGFVHSGMHIDRPRRILLLLAMLGAAGILAQSAGRRLGEAPPLRSADSLFAQSARSGLALDHNNRAAVAALYRNEYIPFRQIANAWTGSVNGCRAGQNSEAYDQATMRVLRFYRRMAGVSEVIVFDEELNRLAMKAALIMEARNDLSHNPPRNWPCFSEDGKKGAGSSNLCLGCVGPSAIDAYVTDSGVQGVGHRRWALHPQQLKLGTGSTRRANALYVLGGWREEQSKTIVQWPPPGYVPNAMGRDASYPWSVEFYGERADYTGARISVRAAGRALRVEREPGAAPLVWFVRDIPRAGAAASDELAVDVKIETLRVDGQPRTLEYRVIFFNPEATPPPEEDHEQPEPTPQGYDNSLNDEVVRAAYAGEAQALEGLLQRRANPDAGYQGWTALQLAAYSGRRDCVEILLNAGANASLQISGWTALQLAESRGHAEVVQLLQSRTTQSSARSLRPRPTPPAPRQRAQ from the coding sequence ATGTTATCAAAAAAAGTTACTGGCCCCGCAGGCCGCGGCTTCGTCCATTCAGGCATGCACATCGATCGGCCTCGTCGCATTCTCCTGCTGCTGGCAATGCTTGGCGCTGCAGGCATTCTGGCGCAAAGCGCCGGGCGCCGACTGGGAGAGGCGCCGCCCTTGCGCTCGGCCGACTCGCTGTTCGCCCAGAGCGCGCGCAGCGGCCTGGCTCTGGATCATAACAATCGCGCGGCAGTAGCCGCACTTTACAGGAACGAGTACATCCCTTTTCGCCAGATCGCCAACGCCTGGACAGGATCGGTAAATGGCTGTCGCGCCGGTCAGAACAGCGAGGCCTATGATCAGGCCACAATGCGCGTGCTGCGCTTCTATCGAAGGATGGCCGGCGTATCAGAAGTCATTGTATTTGATGAGGAACTCAATCGCCTGGCAATGAAGGCGGCGCTGATCATGGAAGCGCGCAATGACCTGAGCCACAATCCGCCCCGGAACTGGCCCTGCTTTTCCGAGGATGGCAAGAAGGGCGCGGGCTCATCGAATTTGTGCCTGGGTTGCGTCGGTCCGTCAGCCATCGACGCCTATGTAACAGATAGCGGGGTGCAGGGGGTGGGCCATCGGCGCTGGGCGCTGCATCCGCAACAGTTGAAACTTGGAACTGGCAGCACGCGACGCGCCAACGCACTGTACGTGCTTGGCGGCTGGCGCGAGGAGCAAAGCAAGACCATTGTGCAGTGGCCGCCGCCGGGCTATGTGCCAAACGCCATGGGCCGCGATGCGTCCTATCCGTGGTCGGTGGAATTCTACGGGGAACGCGCCGACTATACTGGCGCACGCATCAGTGTCCGCGCCGCTGGCCGCGCCTTGCGAGTGGAACGCGAGCCGGGCGCCGCACCCCTGGTCTGGTTTGTGCGCGACATTCCGCGCGCTGGCGCTGCTGCCAGCGACGAGCTTGCTGTGGATGTGAAGATCGAGACCTTGCGCGTCGACGGTCAGCCGCGCACTCTGGAATACCGCGTCATCTTCTTCAATCCTGAAGCGACGCCGCCGCCGGAAGAAGACCATGAGCAGCCCGAACCGACGCCACAAGGATACGACAACAGTCTAAACGACGAGGTGGTACGCGCCGCCTATGCAGGCGAAGCGCAAGCGCTGGAGGGACTTCTGCAGCGACGCGCTAATCCCGACGCAGGTTATCAGGGCTGGACTGCGCTGCAGCTGGCGGCCTACAGCGGGCGCCGCGATTGTGTAGAAATCTTGCTCAATGCAGGGGCCAATGCATCGCTGCAGATCTCCGGCTGGACGGCCCTGCAACTGGCAGAGAGCCGCGGACACGCCGAGGTTGTGCAATTGCTGCAATCGCGCACGACGCAGAGCAGCGCTCGCAGTTTACGACCCCGGCCGACGCCGCCAGCGCCGCGACAGCGTGCGCAGTAA
- a CDS encoding thioredoxin family protein — protein MKLRIVAIVLISCANLLLAQPQAPQPDFRPGVQSLSLRPGGDAAFSVQALLPARTHLYIRHVDARSFNIVTTFSAVERGFRVDVEQAPTGELKDQDYVLESRGAGQSAGEYRLKLFETLGRAPAARPIPVTLLIKTQLCNSATNVCYRPVEIRRTLQVTVSGERQVRGVERAIDTIQWAASYDQALQKARASGQNIFVLITAPTWCGYCQQLERNVMSKAAVATVLNGKFIPLKVLDSSSDLRRFQFDGYPTMLAVSSEGRVLAEVGGRDEQSFLNSLRQYERTAGGSDPAPASGASFNYTASIRGRFVQNAEGWSGTVEGAAGQESFREIRRDESYVVLQNTRSQEYLAIPLRGGQGFIFRDQSWQPYMQVTPAN, from the coding sequence ATGAAGTTACGAATCGTCGCTATCGTATTGATTTCTTGTGCCAATTTGCTTCTGGCCCAGCCGCAGGCGCCACAGCCAGATTTTCGTCCGGGCGTACAGTCACTGAGCCTTCGTCCCGGCGGCGATGCGGCCTTCAGCGTGCAGGCCTTGCTGCCGGCCCGCACCCATCTCTACATCCGGCACGTCGATGCGCGCAGCTTCAATATCGTTACCACATTTAGCGCCGTAGAGCGCGGATTTCGCGTCGATGTGGAACAGGCGCCGACCGGCGAATTGAAAGACCAGGACTACGTACTGGAAAGCCGCGGCGCTGGCCAGTCCGCTGGCGAGTATCGACTGAAACTATTTGAAACGCTGGGCCGTGCGCCCGCTGCGCGTCCGATTCCCGTAACCTTGCTGATCAAGACCCAATTGTGCAATTCAGCCACCAACGTTTGTTATCGGCCCGTGGAGATCCGCAGAACCTTGCAGGTTACGGTATCCGGCGAACGGCAGGTGCGCGGCGTGGAGCGCGCCATTGATACGATTCAATGGGCGGCCAGCTATGACCAGGCGCTACAAAAGGCCAGAGCCAGCGGACAGAACATCTTTGTCTTGATTACCGCGCCAACCTGGTGCGGCTATTGCCAGCAACTGGAACGCAATGTGATGTCCAAAGCGGCGGTTGCAACGGTCCTGAACGGCAAATTCATCCCGCTCAAGGTGCTTGATTCCAGCTCCGATCTGCGACGATTTCAGTTTGATGGCTATCCGACGATGCTGGCAGTCTCCTCCGAGGGGCGCGTCCTTGCCGAAGTGGGCGGGCGCGATGAACAGAGCTTTTTAAACTCGCTGCGCCAGTATGAACGCACGGCAGGCGGAAGCGATCCCGCGCCCGCCAGCGGCGCCAGCTTCAACTATACGGCGTCCATTCGCGGCCGCTTTGTTCAGAATGCCGAAGGCTGGTCCGGCACAGTGGAGGGCGCCGCCGGCCAAGAGAGCTTTCGCGAAATTCGTCGCGACGAGTCTTACGTAGTACTGCAAAATACGCGCAGTCAGGAGTATCTGGCCATTCCCCTGCGCGGCGGCCAGGGCTTTATCTTCCGCGATCAGAGCTGGCAGCCCTATATGCAGGTGACTCCGGCAAACTGA